The following coding sequences lie in one Fusarium poae strain DAOMC 252244 chromosome 1, whole genome shotgun sequence genomic window:
- a CDS encoding hypothetical protein (BUSCO:29871at5125) has translation MSSKSTLPIDIFPTWTRFNDVDFINAKLQETDGKGIGLVAVNNCDLTEIAAAEEEDNAKEPRHGEAETLLRIPHDLVLSASTVEDYAKVDQNFRQLMESVGHNSARGNILLYLLAHLVLSGRDASSPRGPASTPWTEYLKFLPRDVPVPTMWSEVERALLQSTSLEAALEAKFSSLSKEFDDLTEKSSVLPFWNSLFWEKGTVTIQDWILVDAWYRSRCLELPRGGEAMVPGLDMANHSHHPTAYYDEDDKDDVVLLVRSGAKVSAGEEVSISYGEKNPAEMLFSYGFIDSESTVEGLNLPVKVLPDDPLGKAKLHIFGRSPSLKLSRSDGQIDWQCPFAYLMCLNEEDGLEFKVLQGEDGGRELRLFWQEEDVTEQVGHFEDLIKNHALCQIFRLRVVSVLHEVVSDHLAELSSEISHDQLEPLRRDGLVRDGRLQAAEKLRAIEAGVLESAAVAMDKQRTHLFADDHVVAYLGSMEASQNRQASGDEANDEDDFS, from the exons ATGTCTTCAAAATCGACTCTCCCTATCGACATCTTTCCCACTTGGACACGTTTCAATGACGTAGATTTTATTAATGCCAAACTACAAGAAACGGACGGAAAGGGAATTGGGCTAGTCGCCGTTAACAACTGCGACTTGACTGAAATAGCAGctgcagaggaagaagataATGCAAAAGAGCCGCGGCATGGAGAAGCTGAAACCTTGCTGCGAATTCCTCACGATTTGGTTCTTTCAGCCTCCACAGTTGAGGATTACGCCAAGGTTGATCAAAACTTCCGCCAACTCATGGAATCTGTAGGACATAAT TCGGCACGGGGTAATATTCTGCTATACCTCTTGGCGCATCTCGTTCTGTCTGGTCGAGATGCATCGAGCCCGAGAGGCCCTGCGTCAACGCCATGGACAGAGTATCTAAAATTCCTGCCTCGTGACGTTCCTGTCCCAACAATGTGGTCGGAAGTTGAGCGAGCTCTTCTCCAAAGCACATCACTAGAG GCTGCATTGGAAGCCAAATTCTCATCTCTAAGCAAGGAGTTTGACGATCTGACCGAAAAATCGTCGGTGCTGCCTTTTTGGAATTCCTTGTTTTGGGAGAAGGGAACGGTGACCATCCAAGACTGGATCTTGGTTGATGCATGGTACCGATCACGTTGTTTAGAACTACCTCGAGGGGGAGAAGCCATGGTCCCTGGACTTGACATGGCTAATCACTCGCATCATCCGACCGCTTActacgacgaagacgacaagGATGATGTTGTCCTGCTAGTACGATCCGGGGCAAAGGTGTCGGCGGGGGAGGAAGTGAGCATTTCGTACGGAGAAAAAAACCCCGCAGAAATGCTCTTTAGTTATGGGTTTATTGACAGTGAGTCTACTGTTGAGGGGCTCAACCTGCCCGTGAAAGTACTTCCCGATGACCCATTGGGTAAAGCCAAACTTCACATCTTTGGCAGGTCACCTTCTCTCAAATTGTCTCGGTCAGATGGACAGATAGACTGGCAATGCCCCTTTGCGTACCTGATGTGTCTGAATGAGGAAGATGGCCtcgagttcaaagtccttcAAGGAGAGGACGGAGGGCGGGAGCTAAGACTTttctggcaagaagaagatgtgaCAGAGCAGGTAGGCCACTTTGAAGATCTCATCAAAAACCACGCCCTCTGCCAAATCTTTAGGCTTCGAGTGGTTTCTGTCTTGCATGAGGTGGTGTCCGACCACCTTGCTGAACTCTCCTCCGAAATCTCCCATGATCAACTTGAGCCATTACGCCGGGATGGACTCGTGAGGGATGGCCGTCTCCAAGCAGCAGAAAAGCTCAGGGCGATTGAGGCTGGCGTGCTGGAAAGCGCTGCTGTGGCCATGGACAAACAG AGGACCCATCTTTTTGCGGACGACCACGTGGTAGCTTATCTCGGATCGATGGAAGCTTCTCAAAACAGACAAGCGTCGGGAGACGAAGCCAATGATGAGGACGATTTTAGCTGA
- the TOM70 gene encoding TOM (translocase of outer membrane) complex component (TransMembrane:1 (i30-51o)~BUSCO:16717at5125): MAPGQPTLVPVDPSSGLWERLTHWASENKTVVYTIAGVGIAVTGAGVIYYLNDNSAKDTTPKISKKERRKRKEADRKADKEAPSTSPSQSKPASAETEPELPDVDEESVSSLTQEQREDYAAKLKQAGNKAYGDKSYNKAIELYSKAILCKADPVFYSNRAACHSAMSEWDQVIEDTTAAINMDPDYVKAINRRATAYEHQKKYSEALLDFTASCIIDNFKSESTAQAVERLLKTFAEQKAKEMMASRPPKLPSPIFVGNYLQSFRPKPRPEGLEDSEELDPDTGKGQVQIGLQALEKKTGDGYEEARQAFEKALELGDLGEYEALAYNMRGTFRTLLGNHAEATQDFDKSIELDPSMTQSYIKRASISLELGEPEKAEAEFAKALEQDKNDPDVYYHRAQAHFIKGDLADAQKDYQKSIDLDKDFIFSHIQLGVTQYKMGSIASSMATFRRCIKNFPKVPDVYNYYGELLLDQGNFSEAVEKFDTAMEMEKQTKPMSMNVLPLINKALALFQWKQDFKEAEALCKKALIIDPECDIAVATMAQLLLQQNNVPAALKYFERAAELARTEGEIVNALSYAEATRTQVQVTEKYPKLAAKLAGGAGPGGLRMGPQ; the protein is encoded by the exons ATGGCTCCGGGCCAGCCAACCCTCGTCCCCGTCGACCCTTCCTCTGGTCTCTGGGAGCGGTTAACACACTGGGCGTCAGAGAACAAGACTGTCGTCTACACCATTGCTGGTGTCGGCATTGCTGTTACGGGTGCCGGTGTGATTTACTACCTCAATGACAAC AGCGCCAAGGACACAACACCAAAGATCAGCAAGAAGGAGAGGAGAAAGCGAAAGGAAGCGGATCGCAAAGCTGATAAGGAAGCACCCTCAACCAGCCCCTCCCAATCCAAGCCTGCTTCTGCTGAGACTGAGCCGGAGCTGCCCGACGTCGACGAGGAGTCAGTTTCTAGCCTTACTCAAGAACAGCGTGAAGATTACGCCGCCAAACTGAAGCAGGCTGGTAACAAAGCTTACGGCGACAAGTCGTATAACAAAGCTATCGAGCTTTACTCCAAGGCCATCCTCTGCAAGGCCGACCCTGTCTTCTACTCCAACCGAGCCGCCTGCCACAGTGCCATGAGCGAATGGGATCAGGTGATCGAGGATACTACCGCCGCCATCAACATGGACCCCGATTATGTCAAGGCCATCAACCGCCGCGCTACTGCGTACGAGCATCAGAAGAAGTACTCCGAGGCTCTCCTCGATTTTACAGCTTCATGCATCATCGACAACTTCAAGAGCGAGTCCACCGCACAGGCTGTCGAGCGCCTTCTTAAGACCTTTGCCGAGCAAAAGGCTaaggagatgatggcctCTCGACCACCTAAGCTGCCTAGCCCCATCTTCGTTGGCAACTATCTTCAGAGCTTCCGCCCTAAGCCTCGCCCCGAAGGTCTTGAGGACTCAGAAGAGCTGGACCCCGATACTGGGAAGGGACAGGTGCAGATTGGTCTCCAAGCtttggagaagaagaccgGTGATGGGTACGAGGAGGCTCGACAAGCTTTCGAAAAGGCCCTGGAGCTCGGCGACCTGGGTGAGTACGAGGCACTTGCTTATAACATGAGGGGTACTTTCCGCACTCTGCTCGGCAACCACGCCGAGGCCACACAAGACTTTGACAAGAGCATTGAGCTTGATCCCTCAATGACGCAAAGTTACATCAAGCGCGCCAGCATCAGCCTGGAACTTGGCGAGCCTGAAAAGGCTGAGGCCGAGTTCGCCAAGGCCCTCGAGCAGGACAAGAACGACCCCGATGTTTACTACCACCGTGCCCAGGCTCATTTCATCAAGGGCGACCTTGCCGATGCTCAGAAGGACTACCAGAAGTCGATCGACCTCGATAAGGACTTCATCTTCTCTCACATTCAACTAGGTGTTACCCAGTACAAGATGGGCTCGATCGCCTCGTCAATGGCTACTTTCCGACGATGCATCAAGAACTTCCCTAAGGTCCCCGATGTTTACAACTACTACGGAGAGCTACTCCTCGACCAGGGCAACTTCTCCGAAGCCGTCGAAAAATTCGACACCGccatggagatggagaagcaGACGAAGCCTATGTCTATGAACGTTCTGCCCCTCATCAACAAGGCCTTGGCTCTCTTCCAGTGGAAGCAAGACTTTAAGGAGGCCGAGGCCCTTTGCAAGAAGGCCCTTATTA TCGACCCCGAATGCGATATCGCCGTTGCTACTATGGCTCAGCTCCTCCTTCAGCAGAACAATGTTCCTGCTGCCCTCAAGTACTTCGAGCGTGCTGCCGAGCTTGCCCGAACTGAAGGCGAGATCGTAAATGCCCTGTCCTATGCTGAGGCCACCCGAACACAAGTCCAAGTCACGGAGAAGTATCCCAAGCTGGCAGCAAAGTTGGCAGGTGGTGCCGGACCTGGAGGCCTTCGCATGGGACCTCAATAA
- a CDS encoding hypothetical protein (BUSCO:42774at5125), translating to MSQEFSLFTSMRYDPRLRHMKSSGLGDKGWNFENSSPLYMLDFHRDRLLRAATHWKWQPVIDRLSGDSGLSSLAQLVSANIETSQQTPLKIKLVVSRDGDIKVEQLKIPETPLQNLFPAQLPPPARASFDDEPGKATVFSLLVDWPTTTRSEYTHFKTTKRDVYDAARQRAGITYADPAEVLVIDQDDGSIMEGTFTTPYFWRNGQWVTPPVATHFSWNEGSGGQDGTSRRWALERGLAFEQAINVNSLVHGEECWISNGVRGFIAATVYLE from the exons ATGAGTCAAGAATTCTCTCTGTTTACATCTATGAGATACGACCCGAGACTTAGGCACATGAAAAGCAGTGGACTCGGTGACAAAGGCTGGAACTTTGAGAACAGTTCTCCTCTATATATGCTCGACTTCCACCGCGACCGGCTTCTCAGAGCAGCCACACATTGGAAATGGCAACCTGTGATCGATAGATTATCGGGTGATAGTGGTCTTTCCTCCCTGGCCCAACTCGTTTCAGCCAATATTGAAACATCTCAGCAAACACCGTTGAAGATAAAACTAGTCGTGTCTCGAGATGGTGATATCAAGGTTGAGCAACTCAAGATACCTGAAACGCCCTTGCAGAATTTATTTCCGGCTCAGCTTCCACCCCCTGCCCGTGCTTCATTTGACGATGAACCTGGGAAAGCTACGGTTTTTAGCCTTCTAGTGGATTGGCCTACGACTACAAGGTCCGAGTATACCCACTTCAAAACTACAAAAAGAGATGTGTACGATGCTGCCCGACAACGCGCCGGTATAACATATGCGGATCCTGCAGAAGTCTTGGTCATCGACCAAGACGATGGTTCTATCATGGAAGGTACATTTACTACACCTTATTTCTGGAGGAACGGACAATGGGTCACACCACCCGTTGCGACACATTTCAGCTGGAACGAAGGGagtggtggtcaagatggGACATCCAGGCGCTGGGCATTAGAAAG AGGACTCGCTTTTGAGCAAGCGATCAATGTCAATTCTCTGGTTCATGGCGAGGAGTGTTGGATCAGCAATGGTGTCAGGGGCTTCATTGCGGCAACTGTCTATCTTGAATGA
- a CDS encoding hypothetical protein (BUSCO:10317at5125) → MTSETQEVAIAEGRRLYGAKQFKPALKQFTIAMQLCACTRQGKRPRCICKNFEKVASEGGSIFNEAMYTCECTIRTTFNKCDNKLHIQALDYRAATFEDMKELERAQKDAEWMLELAPRLPDGYLRLGKILRLQKKYEFAWKVYNAGIEMGNSHHQAESPKFKKLQTARQPLHTRFYRRDPLKNPPEIIQRIFNYLDFATLVRCTCVSKGWRRYLSSRGNERLWRTLLFTNKIPINRPPGIKSIKKLISYSGKDVRQIMIDDISRFRLTQQKLLILLQASKNLERLELKGSVDEDLTIPDTKGMLKNLNHVTLQDILIRKPRILSPLLQQANESLQSLYINGLPQSTLYSDLQFPNLPNLQCLRIEEFTRPSPFRLSTWQIAHKTPRLQQLYLQDVQLSAEIPTNAELDNYWPRLRAVTVHGPDACDLNTAQTIRQLTSMRGRHTLQYMDFDFRWKLDHEGPLGLTVILGTPNQEPEMLTTHGNNKNYQYTDLRSLRLRRAMVPPLKLRKVLHDTLAAQKLHTLDIAFPLDHQGAPEGSASTQHIQNHSWLRGDHGIRCIGISEFRFRAYPKTDDEMYLPGFLASFPNLEVIEINSSHYDQREFCTMIDAIIKVTHLKRIYQKTVLGDWKDKLSEATRKKGAELIWGDRPREWPLALGDGS, encoded by the exons ATGACTTCTGAGACCCAGGAGGTAGCGATTGCTGAAGGGCGCCGGTTATATGGCGCCAAACAATTTAAGCCTGCTCTTAAGCAGTTCACCATA GCGATGCAACTATGTGCATGTACTCGACAAGGCAAACGCCCACGCTGCATCTGCAAGAACTTCGAAAAAGTAGCATCAGAAGGTGGATCAATCTTCAATGAGGCCATGTATACTTGCGAGTGCACAATTCGAACGACGTTCAACAAATGCGATAACAAGCTGCATATACAAGCCCTTGACTATCGTGCTGCAACCTTTGAAGATATGAAGGAGCTTGAGCGGGCCCAAAAGGATGCAGAATGGATGCTAGAGCTCGCCCCAAGACTCCCAGAT GGTTACTTGCGACTTGGCAAAATACTGCGTCTTCAGAAAAAGTACGAGTTTGCCTGGAAAGTGTACAATGCAGGGATAGAGATGGGAAACAGCCACCATCAAGCTGAATCACCCAAGTTCAAG AAACTCCAAACAGCCAGACAACCATTACATACTCGGTTTTACCGTCGAGACCCATTGAAGAACCCCCCCGAGATTATCCAGCGCATATTCAATTACCTTGATTTCGCCACTCTTGTGCGATGTACCTGTGTCTCCAAAGGTTGGAGACGGTATCTCTCCAGTCGTGGCAATGAACGCCTTTGGCGAACTCTTCTGTTCACCAACAAAATCCCCATCAACCGCCCTCCTGGCATCAAGTCGATCAAGAAACTCATTTCCTATTCGGGCAAGGACGTCCGTCAGATCATGATCGATGACATCTCGCGTTTTAGACTCACTCAGCAAAAGCTTCTTATCCTTTTGCAGGCATCAAAGAATCTTGAGCGTCTTGAACTTAAGGGCAGTGTTGATGAAGATCTAACGATCCCTGACACAAAGGGCATGCTGAAGAACTTGAACCATGTTACCCTCCAGGATATTCTGATCAGGAAACCCCGAATACTAAGTCCACTTCTACAACAAGCCAACGAGAGTTTACAGAGCTTGTATATCAACGGCTTACCACAGTCTACCTTATACAGCGACCTCCAGTTCCCCAATTTACCGAACCTACAGTGCTTGCGCATTGAGGAGTTTACCAGACCGAGTCCTTTCAGACTAAGCACG TGGCAGATAGCTCACAAGACACCACGCCTGCAGCAACTCTACCTTCAGGACGTGCAACTCTCAGCCGAGATTCCCACAAACGCGGAACTTGATAACTACTGGCCAAGATTGAGAGCGGTTACAGTGCACGGGCCTGATGCTTGTGATTTGAATACTGCACAAACCATTCGGCAGCTTACCTCGATGCGAGGTAGGCATACACTACAATACATGGACTTCGACTTTCGATGGAAGCTTGATCACGAGGGTCCGCTTGGACTCACAGTCATTTTGGGGACACCGAACCAAGAGCCGGAGATGCTTACAACACACGGGAATAATAAGAACTATCAGTATACAGACCTGCGATCCCTGCGTCTTCGCCGAGCCATGGTACCTCCCCTAAAGCTTCGAAAGGTGCTTCATGATACTCTCGCAGCCCAAAAGCTCCACACCTTGGATATTGCCTTTCCTCTCGACCACCAAGGTGCTCCTGAAGGGTCTGCCAGCACTCAACACATCCAAAATCATTCATGGCTTCGTGGAGACCACGGCATTAGATGTATTGGCATCTCAGAGTTCAGATTCCGTGCGTACCCCAAAACTGATGATGAGATGTATCTGCCGGGTTTTCTTGCCAGCTTCCCTAACCTTGAGGTCATCGAGATTAATTCGTCGCACTACGACCAGCGCGAATTCTGCACCATGATTGATGCTATCATCAAGGTTACCCACTTGAAGAGAATATATCAAAAGACTGTTCTTGGCGACTGGAAAGATAAACTCAGTGAGGCAACTAGGAAAAAAGGAGCGGAACTAATATGGGGGGACAGACCTCGAGAGTGGCCGCTTGCGCTGGGGGACGGTTCTTGA
- a CDS encoding hypothetical protein (BUSCO:25225at5125): MPRDPLIGLVGKPSAGKSSTLNSLTDATSKVGNFPFTTIDPQRAIGYLQIECACTRFNVSDRCKPNYGACVEGRRSVPIELLDVAGLVPGAHEGRGLGNKFLDDLRHADALIHVVDVSGTVDAEGKETRGYDPSVDIAWLRSEIVAWVLGNLMQKWGSIRRRHQAIKATATETLQGQFSGYGSTSTTVNRALDRCGVKEPLEDWSNETVEMVVNAFIDEKFPTVIALNKIDHPDADKNIAKIAKQQDPNTIVLCSAISEIFLRKMAKQGYIKYVEGSEFVDTKEDLIEQGDPTGGGLKDLDEKNRTRIENLKDMVLYRFGSTGVVQVLSKAAELLGLVPIFPVRNTSTFSSGASESKFVFRDCVLVKKGSTVGDVARKVMGDAPIAFVEGAGNIRVSEDDTVAVGKNDVLSFKVGRA; encoded by the exons ATGCCTCGAGATCCCCTCATTGGCCTTGTCGGAAAGCCCTCGGCTGGTAAGAGCTCGACGCTCAACAGCTTGACGGACGCCACATCCAAAGTTG GCAACTTCCC ATTCACCACAATTGATCCTCAGCGAGCTATTGGCTACCTTCAGATCGAGTGTGCTTGTACCCGTTTCAACGTATCAGACAGATGCAAACCTAACTACGGTGCCTGCGTGGAGGGTCGCCGTTCTGTGCCCATCGAACTTCTTGACGTTGCTGGCCTGGTTCCTGGTGCTCACGAGGGTCGTGGCTTGGGTAACAAGTTCCTTGATGACTTGCGTCACGCAGATGCCCTTATCCACGTTGTTGATGTTTCCGGTACTGTTGATGCGGAAGGCAAGGAGACAAGAGGCTATGACCCCTCAGTGGATATTGCATGGCTGCGCAGCGAGATTGTAGCTTGGGTTCTCGGTAATCTTATGCAAAAATGGGGATCTATCCGACGAAGACACCAAGCCATCAAAGCAACAGCCACGGAAACTTTGCAAGGTCAGTTCTCCGGTTACGGATCAACATCGACGACTGTGAACCGTGCTTTGGATCGTTGCGGTGTCAAGGAGCCTTTGGAGGATTGGTCGAACGAAACTGTCGAAATGGTTGTCAATGCCTTCATCGACGAAAAGTTCCCTACAGTCATTGCGCTCAACAAGATTGACCATCCGGATGCCGACAAGAACATCGCCAAGATCGCCAAGCAGCAGGACCCAAACACCATTGTACTGTGCTCGGCTATCTCGGAAATCTTCTTGCGAAAGATGGCCAAGCAGGGCTATATCAAGTATGTCGAAGGTAGCGAATTCGTTGATACCAAAGAGGATCTGATAGAGCAAGGCGATCCTACTGGCGGCggtctcaaagaccttgATGAGAAGAACCGCACCCGAATTGAGAACCTCAAGGATATGGTACTCTACCGCTTTGGATCTACAGGCGTTGTACAGGTGCTTTCGAAAGCCGCCGAGCTGCTTGGTCTCGTCCCTATCTTCCCTGTCCGGAACACGTCCACCTTCAGCTCTGGCGCCTCAGAGTCCAAGTTTGTCTTCCGAGACTGCGTTCTTGTTAAGAAAGGGAGCACTGTTGGAGATGTGGCCCGCAAGGTTATGGGTGATGCACCTATTGCCTTTGTTGAAGGTGCTGGAAATATCCGAGTATCTGAAGACGATACCGTTGCTGTGGGCAAGAATGAT GTCTTGTCTTTTAAGGTCGGAAGAGCCTAG
- a CDS encoding hypothetical protein (BUSCO:5362at5125), with the protein MPGILPMKVIKVGTSSQSRIAQACDRCRSKKIRCDGIRPTCSQCANVGFECRTSDKLSRRAFPRGYTESLEERVRQLESELRELKDLLDEKDEKIDMLSKIHGNRSSLSMPVSSPAAPEPRNEAQVTKEDTFRVQAAPLLLGVENSDSYFMGASSGRMFIDAFKRKIQEAGKPSTDFNTEAFLHVQGCKPIGHKSPEQSRVAPPRIFSDRCVNVYFQEWAPLFPILHKPTFLHVYEEFVADPEKVKSGHKLAQLYLVFSIAGLSSDNPDLSQLVTCEQQWQAALETILMENTMNTLQCLTLALLYCTMRADYKRLQHYKAIAVSLSHRLGLHQSQKRFSFGALTIETRKKVFWTLYTLDCFSAATLGLPKLLKEDEIQTEYPCDTDDEYVTEKGFQPTLPGEYTRLSNALALFRATRILAKVLEKNYPASSSYEISLQQMASLESELDAWYHQLPSHLRLNFVQDKPSTDVTGSRSPLLALAYYYIRTLIYRPAVGSSLGSKAASALISIGSSSKHIVQIIQLLEERGMTFSFCLNKTDLLVICGMTLLYHSIDLKQDSKIMRDDERLVNSVIHILEKADASGSFDFKHVASMLVTIDESAGSPMHTSREVSAPISNRGSPPTGAVSKSKKRNTAYPFGQLSAAASSESNLIDHQERMRRMTMPCETESRPDVYRARARQSFDNLHTEAHVARRGHLMSTSPRTEREASPLSRNLDFMSFAHSSQSPQPLSPHQSRMHSQSGVTPQSNHMVVNSPMAAAKMNGVSTTEWETLLGSMDGGMNNVYDAIYGGQGLVNESAIAVSNCGDWPPDNWDLGGFSITEFGNNPQPPQSVLSMSDESLSSGEEVGPSELGLSVDSVDYRNHIVAQQHGHEGYVISDRMDTFPI; encoded by the exons ATGCCCGGAATTCTTCCCATGAAAGTCATCAAGGTGGGCACTAGCTCTCAGAGCCGGATTGCCCAGGCTTGTGATCGATGCAGAAGCAAAAAGATCCGCTGTGACGGAATACGCCCAACATGTTCCCAATGCGCCAACGTCGGCTTTGAATGCCGAACAAGTGATAAACTCAGCCGTCGCGCATTCCCTCGTGGATATACCGAATCTTTGGAAGAACGCGTGCGGCAATTAGAAAGTGAACTTCGGGAGCTCAAGGATTTATTAGACGAAAAGGACGAAAAAATCGACATGCTTTCCAAGATCCACGGCAACCGATCAAGTCTTTCAATGCCTGTTAGCAGCCCTGCTGCCCCAGAGCCCCGGAACGAAGCCCAAGTTACAAAGGAGGATACCTTCCGTGTACAAGCCGCGCCCTTGTTACTCGGGGTTGAGAATTCCGACTCTTACTTTATGGGCGCATCCAGTGGTCGCATGTTTATAG ATGCCTTCAAGCGTAAAATCCAAGAAGCCGGAAAGCCCAGCACCGACTTCAACACGGAAGCGTTCTTGCATGTCCAGGGTTGCAAGCCCATTGGCCACAAGTCCCCTGAGCAGTCCCGCGTAGCTCCTCCTCGCATCTTCTCGGACCGCTGTGTAAATGTTTACTTCCAAGAGTGGGCACCTCTCTTCCCTATCCTCCACAAACCCACGTTCCTTCATGTCTACGAGGAGTTTGTTGCCGACCCAGAAAAGGTCAAGAGCGGCCACAAGCTTGCACAACTCTACCTTGTCTTCAGCATCGCCGGCCTCTCATCAGACAACCCCGATCTCTCCCAACTTGTCACCTGTGAGCAACAATGGCAGGCCGCTCTTGAAACTATTTTGATGGAGAATACAATGAATACCCTACAATGCCTTACTCTTGCTCTTCTCTACTGCACAATGCGTGCCGACTATAAGCGACTTCAACACTACAAGGCCATTGCTGTCAGTCTCTCTCATCGTTTGGGCCTGCACCAGAGCCAGAAGAGATTCTCTTTTGGTGCTCTGACAATCGAGACCCGCAAGAAGGTCTTCTGGACTCTCTATACCCTCGACTGTTTCTCTGCTGCTACTCTTGGTCTTCCCAAGCTTCTTAAAGAGGACGAAATCCAGACTGAATACCCATGCGACACCGACGATGAGTATGTAACTGAGAAAGGCTTTCAACCTACTCTCCCTGGCGAGTACACTCGCTTGTCTAATGCACTGGCCCTGTTTCGTGCGACACGCATTCTTGCCAAGGTACTAGAGAAGAACTACCCCGCCTCAAGCTCCTATGAGATATCTCTTCAACAGATGGCTTCTCTTGAGAGTGAGCTGGATGCTTGGTACCATCAGCTTCCTTCTCATCTGAGACTCAACTTTGTTCAAGACAAACCGTCAACAGATGTGACTGGCAGTCGCTCGCCTCTATTAGCTCtggcttattactatatccGCACGCTCATCTATCGTCCTGCCGTTGGCTCCAGTCTGGGTTCCAAGGCGGCTTCCGCCCTGATATCAATCGGATCATCAAGCAAGCACATTGTTCAGATTATTCAGCTCCTTGAAGAGCGTGGCATGACTTTCTCGTTCTGCCTGAACAAGACTGATCTACTGGTGATCTGCGGCATGACGTTGCTCTACCACTCAATTGATCTCAAACAAGACAGTAAGATAATGCGCGATGACGAACGCTTGGTAAATTCCGTGATCCACATCTTGGAGAAGGCGGATGCCTCTGGGTCGTTCGACTTTAAGCATGTGGCCAGTATGCTTGTCACTATTGACGAATCCGCTGGCTCGCCGATGCACACTTCACGTGAGGTGTCTGCGCCAATCTCTAACCGAGGCTCGCCACCAACCGGAGCCGTCTCGAAAtcaaagaagagaaacaCAGCCTATCCTTTCGGTCAGCTCTCGGCCGCCGCATCCAGTGAGAGCAACCTCATTGACCATCAGGAGAGAATGCGCCGCATGACGATGCCATGTGAAACTGAGTCTCGGCCTGATGTTTACCGTGCTCGGGCTCGTCAGTCTTTTGACAACCTCCATACCGAGGCTCATGTGGCTCGGCGAGGTCATCTTATGTCAACATCTCCCAGAACTGAGCGCGAGGCTTCACCTCTCTCTCGCAACCTTGACTTCATGTCCTTCGCCCACTCCTCACAGTCGCCGCAGCCGCTCTCGCCCCACCAAAGCCGCATGCACTCTCAGTCTGGAGTGACGCCTCAGTCCAACCATATGGTTGTGAACTCTCCTATGGCTGCTGCGAAAATGAATGGAGTTTCGACGACTGAATGGGAGACACTTTTGGGATCAATGGATGGCGGCATGAACAATGTTTACGATGCCATCTACGGTGGACAGGGACTTGTTAATGAGAGTGCGATTGCAGTAAGCAACTGCGGCGATTGGCCTCCCGACAACTGGGACCTTGGTGGCTTCAGTATAACCGAGTTTGGAAACAATCCACAACCTCCTCAGAGCGTCCTGAGCATGAGTGATGAAAGCCTTAGCTCGGGTGAGGAGGTTGGCCCTTCGGAACTTGGATTGAGCGTCGACAGTGTTGACTACCGCAACCACATAGTGGCCCAGCAGCACGGTCACGAGGGTTATGTGATCTCTGACCGAATGGATACGTTTCCTATTTAG